One genomic region from Octopus sinensis unplaced genomic scaffold, ASM634580v1 Contig15464, whole genome shotgun sequence encodes:
- the LOC118760861 gene encoding ATP-binding cassette sub-family G member 4-like, producing MRTFKSLSSYIMQHDKLHPNLTVFESMMFAAKLKLPHHISEANKYSRVMDIVESLGLGNCLRVNASKLSGGQRKRLAIAQELISDPAVLFLDEPTRVFKPRQSRQFAAESARVVGKCKSSCQPMQMFGHDRIRLLCNLHRNRNKWNSRNCGLDCSWSS from the exons ATGAGAACATTCAAGTCGCTGTCATCATATATAATGCAACATGACAAACTACACCCAAATTTGACTGTCTTTGAGTCAATGATGTTTGCTGCTAAACTAAAATTGCCACATCATATTTCAGAAGCTAACAAATACTCCCGT gtTATGGATATTGTTGAGTCATTGGGGTTGGGGAATTGTCTTCGTGTAAATGCTTCAAAATTATCGGGTGGTCAGAGAAAGCGATTGGCTATAGCTCAGGAGCTTATTTCAGACCCAGCTGTTCTATTTCTTGACGAACCAACCAG agtcTTCAAACCTCGTCAGTCTCGTCAGTTTGCTGCAGAATCTGCCAGAGTGGTGGGGAAATGCAAGTCCTCTTGTCAACCCATGCAAATGTTTGGGCACGATCGGATTCGTCTCTTGTGTAATCTacacagaaatagaaataaatggaaTTCAAGAAATTGTGGACTCGACTGTTCATGGTCATCTTGA